Below is a genomic region from Mus caroli chromosome 13, CAROLI_EIJ_v1.1, whole genome shotgun sequence.
aaaggactgaagggactgaaggagcttgcagccccataggaggaatgtcaatatgaatcaaccagtacccccagagctcccagagactaaaccaccaaccaaccaagggtacacatggagggactaatggctccagctgcatatgtagcagatgtcctggccagccatcagtgggaggagagaagccttgatgccccagtgtaggggaatgccaggacagggaagcaagagtgggtgggttggtgaacaggggcaAGAggtatgggatagggagttttcggaggtgaaaccaggaaaagggataacatttgaaatgtaaataaagaaaatagctaataaaaaataaaataaacactttactacatacatgcatacagacactTCTTTCCTTGAAATTTTACTAAGAGAACCCCATTCCAAAAAACATAactgaatataaatatttaattcaagGCACTTTTTAGAATTTTGTTCTAGAAAGAGTATCTTTCAATAACTTAAGACATATTGAGTGGAGGAAATTTGAGTAGTTTAAGCACAATAATAATTATATCTTATGAAGTACTTGCAGGCATGGAAATAGCATGTCTCCCGGTTTATTTCACCTCCTCAGATGATTGGGAGATGCTCGGCTGAAAAGCGCTCACATACATTGGAGCATGTTATTACTAGCTATTTATTTACATCTAATATTACTGGTTATTTACATCAAATGTTATACACAGTTATGTGGTCCCTCAACCTAGCAGGGGTCTCAAAATCATTCTTAATTATATCTAGAAGAGTGGTTCACAACAATTGTtagatcctttaatacagtttctcttgttttgatgacccccaaccatgaaattatttcctttgttacttcataactataaacttgctactgttatgaatcataacgtaaatatttgacatgcaggatatctgatgtgcaaCCTCTGTGAAAGTGTCATTTAACCCCCAATGGGGTTGCAACCACTGAAAAACACATGCTTACCTTCCCTATAAAACCTGAAAGATTTATGTCTAGCATCAATTCCGACCGAGATGGGCCCGATAGTTGCTACAGCGCGCATTAAGTCTTTCTCACTGTTTGAGACAAACGAAAAGCTAGTGATTCTAGCAGCAGAACGTTCAGGGTGGTACCTGCAGTGTCCGTCCTTTAAATGGTAGAAAGGTAAGAGAATCCATTAtttccatttacctgcaaagaGGCATGGATCAAAATCACAGCATTGCATTTTGTAGTGGAGTATCCTCAAGTCTGGGCTGTTATAGAACATCCCAGGAAGTGAAATAATATGAAAGATTTGGAAGAAATATCAGACCTCATGTCTTCAGTGAAACCTCATAGGTCTTTCTGTCCATAAGAAATTTtcacagaaagaaatatttattatatgtgaaatGATTTCCATATTCTGTGTGTGCAAAGAAGCAGGAACAGCTGCATGGGACCATTGCATCATAAAGGTGTGCACAGACTGATAATGAGACCTTGATGGTATACAGTGATTGTGCCTTCCAATGTGAGTTCAGAGGTCTGGATTATTTCTACAGTTTTTTCTTGCCTGTGATGGCTGAAATTACAATAGCATAGAAAATCCACTTACCGTTCCTTTGTATGGATAGGTTGACTCAGCCTCTAGACCTCCATTTTTCCACACATACTTTAAAGCAAGGAATGTGCTGCCCATAGAACAGCCAAAATTCCCATCAAGTCTAGAACAGTCCACTAGATTTTGTGGGCTCAGTGGGACCAGTTTGCCTGTTTTCCTGAACATCTGTCCTTCTATGGCACCAGCCGCAGAAAAAGCCCAACAAGAATTACATGTGCCCTAagtagagaaaaacagagagccaTACACAAACAACTAGCAATACCAAATCAGACAGCTGAATACTGTGTTGAAGAATGAATTGTTTGCAGGTTATTGGTGCCAAGGGAGGAAGTTTCATTCTTTTGGggacctggctgctgccaggttGTGTGGAACCAAATGAATggctacatacacatgtacatgtatgcgcATGAACATATGGGTAGGGCATAATTTTGTCTGGCTGCCATTATGAACAATAAATACATCACAGAAACTGGAGAGTGATTGGATAGAGGGCACTAGGTAGAGGTAGAAAATGGTGGATGGACATGATCCATACTCATTGTGCAACATATGAAacattcaaaaaattttaaaagtgaattattAAAAGTGAATTGTGgtaattatgaataaagctgctatgaacatagctgaacaGTTGTCTTTGTGAAGTGTTGCAGAATGTTTCGGGTATGTGCCCAAGAAGATAttgctgggtcttgaagtagaaaTGTTCCAAATTTTCTAGGAAAAtaccaaattaatttccaaagtggttgtacaagtttgtcctcccatcagcaatggagaagtgtcccccttgctctacatccttgccatcatgtctgatctctgagtttttgatattagccattttCATGGGAGAAAGATGGAAGGtcatagttgttttgatttgcatttttctgatgactaaggactttgaacatttaagtgcttcttggacaTTTTAAAATCCTCTGCTGAGAATTATCCAAttagttctgtgccccattttgTAACTGATTTATTTGTACTGTTGGTGTCTACCTTCTTTGGTTCTCTGaaaattttagatattagccctctttcagatgtagggttagtatagatcctttcccaatctgtgggctgCCAAtttgtatgaaagaaaatatcCTCTGACTTAtaaaagctttgcagtttcatgaggttccattacTCCAGAGGGAGACCAGCTaggtcaaataacctggacctttagggctctcagagactgaacccccaaccaaagagcacatggGCTGCACCTAGGCCTCCCCATTCCTATGTAAAGATGTACAGCTTGACATTTATGTGGGCTGAACAATTGGAACAggcctatcccaaaagctgttgcatgtatgtgaggtatgttctactagctggaatgccttgtcaggcatcaaggggagaggaagctcctagcctttcagagacttgaagtgctggcaggggcagggggaagggccCCCCACCTGCTCAAAGGAGAAGGACAGGGAAATCGAAAAAGCACTCTGTGAGAAGGTGACCAGAAAGGGGAACAGAGTactggatataaagtgaataagtaaaaaaaaaaaaaaaaaagtaattaattaattaattaaaaagaaaaaacccaaaaaatcaaaaaatgaaaacaaataaaataagtaaaaaaaaaaataaatttgtaaaaaagTAGATTGTGTATCACTCTACActcaacacacagagagatgtcaTCCTATTTTTATCTCCCCAGTGACTGAAAAAGATACTTTTGTACCTGATTCTTCACAGGAGTCACATAGCCTCTTTTTCTCCAGTCCACAAATTTGGGGAGATAACCAGCAATAGGTTGGTGgatacttttcttcttcctaagaTTTGGGACTGGAATATCAGTCAGCATTTTCCTGTATTCCTCACAAGtcttcaaggaaaagaaaatgaatcattaaaaagcaaaaaacttaCATAAAACGTTGGAAAAATGTGATGCAGTCTGTGTCAAACTCACCATGTCACCAAAGGCATTGACATCCATGGTGAAGTTTTTCTTTCCCTGATCATATTCAATATTATGTTGTTTGACCACTTTCATGTTTTCTTCCCATACTGCTCTT
It encodes:
- the LOC110308146 gene encoding cathepsin 8 isoform X2, which translates into the protein MGPAVLLAILCLGVAEVTQSSDPSLDSEWQEWKIKFNKNYSMEEGQKRAVWEENMKVVKQHNIEYDQGKKNFTMDVNAFGDMTCEEYRKMLTDIPVPNLRKKKSIHQPIAGYLPKFVDWRKRGYVTPVKNQGTCNSCWAFSAAGAIEGQMFRKTGKLVPLSPQNLVDCSRLDGNFGCSMGSTFLALKYVWKNGGLEAESTYPYKGTDGHCRYHPERSAARITSFSFVSNSEKDLMRAVATIGPISVGIDARHKSFRFYREGIYYEPKCSSNIINHSVLVVGYGYEGKESDGNKYWLIKNSHGKQWGMNGYMKLARGRNNHCGIASYAVYPRV
- the LOC110308146 gene encoding cathepsin 8 isoform X1, which encodes MGPAVLLAILCLGVAEVTQSSDPSLDSEWQEWKIKFNKNYSMEEEGQKRAVWEENMKVVKQHNIEYDQGKKNFTMDVNAFGDMTCEEYRKMLTDIPVPNLRKKKSIHQPIAGYLPKFVDWRKRGYVTPVKNQGTCNSCWAFSAAGAIEGQMFRKTGKLVPLSPQNLVDCSRLDGNFGCSMGSTFLALKYVWKNGGLEAESTYPYKGTDGHCRYHPERSAARITSFSFVSNSEKDLMRAVATIGPISVGIDARHKSFRFYREGIYYEPKCSSNIINHSVLVVGYGYEGKESDGNKYWLIKNSHGKQWGMNGYMKLARGRNNHCGIASYAVYPRV